One segment of Streptomyces sp. YIM 121038 DNA contains the following:
- a CDS encoding Rmf/CrpP fold protein: protein MGTREDIVKAVTAGREAGDRGDPPTACPYPSTSTLRTAWIRGYAERRPLAAQGDQGDAD, encoded by the coding sequence ATGGGCACGCGCGAGGACATCGTGAAGGCCGTCACGGCAGGCCGCGAGGCAGGCGACCGGGGCGACCCGCCGACCGCGTGCCCGTACCCGAGCACCTCGACGCTGCGTACCGCGTGGATCCGCGGCTACGCCGAGCGCCGCCCCCTCGCCGCCCAAGGCGACCAAGGCGACGCCGACTGA
- a CDS encoding helix-turn-helix domain-containing protein yields the protein MARPIDDSDREQVRHLHARGQSRNEIARTIRRSPSTVSKIAAECSPPLTFERGPEVVAATEARRIDLAARRSLLAEALHTDAERLRAQLWERCTYGEFAGRDGEWHETYLDRPRFADQRQIIAATATAVQQSLKLAPVEGGDDADQVRSMLGTLGEALAQATNDDQAPDDDGGDAGG from the coding sequence ATGGCTCGACCAATCGACGACAGCGACCGCGAGCAGGTGCGACACCTCCACGCCCGGGGCCAGTCCCGCAACGAGATCGCCCGCACCATCCGGCGGTCACCCTCGACCGTGTCGAAGATCGCCGCCGAGTGCTCGCCGCCGCTCACCTTCGAGCGCGGGCCCGAAGTCGTCGCCGCCACCGAGGCGCGCCGCATCGACCTCGCCGCCCGCCGCTCCCTGCTCGCCGAGGCACTGCACACCGACGCCGAGCGCCTGCGCGCCCAACTCTGGGAGCGCTGCACGTACGGCGAGTTCGCAGGGCGCGACGGCGAGTGGCACGAGACCTACCTCGACCGCCCACGCTTCGCCGACCAGCGGCAGATCATCGCCGCCACCGCCACCGCCGTACAGCAGTCACTCAAGCTCGCCCCCGTCGAGGGCGGCGACGACGCCGACCAGGTGCGGTCGATGCTCGGCACCCTCGGCGAGGCACTGGCACAGGCCACCAACGACGACCAGGCCCCCGACGACGACGGGGGCGACGCCGGGGGGTGA
- a CDS encoding PBSX family phage terminase large subunit, with the protein MLDLDRLPLSRKQLRSIGQATARINLWHGSVRSGKTIASLLAFVIAVATAGPSGLIIICGRSLQTIERNALEPLQDRSLFGPLARHIVHTRGATTATILGRTVHLIGAADARAEGRLRGLTAQLAYVDEATLMPEGFWTQLLARLSVPGARLYATTNPDSPRHWLKVQYLDRAGELNLRAWHFRLADNPSLSPEYVADLTAEYVGLWRRRMIDGAWVVAEGAIYDMWDETRHVVTALPDMRQHWLGVDYGTTNPFSALLLGEGTDGRLYVCAEWRHDSRATHRSMTDAQYSAAVRSWLATLDVTPEWTFIDPSAASFSTQMWQDGHPGLARATNDVSDGIRSVSSLLAADRLLVHDSCEGLLAELPAYSWDPRATERGTDAPIKVDDHSADALRYVVHSTAHEWRHLLTTSAGNAEP; encoded by the coding sequence GTGCTCGACCTCGACCGCCTGCCCCTGTCCCGCAAGCAGTTGCGCAGCATCGGGCAGGCCACCGCCCGCATCAACCTCTGGCACGGCAGCGTGCGCAGCGGGAAGACGATCGCCTCGCTCCTGGCGTTCGTCATCGCCGTTGCCACCGCCGGACCATCCGGCCTGATCATCATCTGCGGGCGCAGCCTCCAGACGATCGAACGCAACGCGCTGGAACCCTTGCAAGATCGCTCGCTGTTCGGACCGTTGGCCCGGCACATCGTGCACACCCGAGGCGCGACCACAGCGACGATCCTCGGCCGCACCGTCCACCTGATCGGCGCCGCGGACGCCCGCGCCGAGGGCCGCCTACGCGGCTTGACGGCGCAGCTCGCGTACGTCGACGAGGCCACCCTCATGCCTGAGGGATTCTGGACTCAGCTACTCGCCCGCCTCTCCGTGCCCGGCGCGCGCCTGTACGCCACGACCAACCCGGACAGCCCGCGCCACTGGCTCAAGGTCCAGTACCTCGACCGCGCGGGCGAACTCAACCTGAGAGCCTGGCACTTCCGCCTCGCCGACAACCCGAGCCTGTCGCCCGAGTACGTTGCCGACCTCACCGCCGAGTACGTCGGCCTGTGGCGCCGCCGCATGATCGACGGCGCGTGGGTGGTCGCCGAGGGCGCCATCTACGACATGTGGGACGAGACCCGCCACGTCGTGACCGCGCTCCCCGACATGCGTCAGCACTGGCTCGGCGTGGACTACGGCACCACCAACCCCTTCTCCGCGCTCCTGCTCGGCGAGGGCACCGACGGACGCCTGTACGTGTGCGCCGAGTGGCGCCACGACTCCCGCGCCACACACCGCAGCATGACCGACGCGCAATACAGCGCCGCCGTCCGCTCCTGGCTCGCCACGCTCGACGTCACGCCAGAGTGGACGTTCATAGACCCGAGCGCCGCATCGTTCTCCACGCAGATGTGGCAGGACGGACACCCCGGCCTCGCCCGCGCCACCAACGACGTCTCCGACGGCATCCGGTCCGTGTCGAGCCTGCTCGCCGCCGACCGCCTGCTCGTCCACGACTCGTGCGAGGGCCTGCTCGCCGAACTCCCCGCCTACTCCTGGGACCCGAGAGCGACCGAGCGCGGCACGGACGCCCCGATCAAGGTCGACGACCACAGCGCCGACGCACTTCGGTACGTCGTCCACTCCACCGCGCACGAGTGGCGACACCTGCTCACCACATCAGCCGGGAACGCGGAACCTTGA
- a CDS encoding major capsid protein: MATSLAEAKNNAQDDIDVQVIDEFRKSSDILDRLTFDNVVSPTGGDTLTYGYRRLITQRDAAFRALNSEYTPAEVTSQRYTVDLVPLGGSFQIDRVISRIGPAASGAVTLNMQQLIKASRAKFADAVINGDKGVETNGFDGLSKILTGTATEYLPLANGVTSGFVDWTAVNDKASALAAQTHIDNWLAAMDDTPDVIYGNRKTLSLFKRIAAWTDQIDKSTDAFGRPVTAYNGIPLADLKSKAGSNADVISLVTRDPDAGGAGGNVTGLGDLYAIRYGLDGFHGASVGGGAPLLGTWLPDFTNAGAVKTGEVELGPVAPVLKATRAAAVFRNIKSA, encoded by the coding sequence ATGGCCACCTCCCTTGCCGAGGCCAAGAACAACGCGCAGGACGACATCGATGTGCAGGTCATCGACGAGTTCCGCAAGTCGTCCGACATCCTCGACCGGCTCACGTTCGACAACGTCGTATCGCCGACCGGCGGCGACACCCTGACCTACGGATACCGGCGACTGATCACGCAGCGCGATGCCGCGTTCCGTGCGCTGAACTCCGAGTACACCCCAGCCGAGGTCACGTCTCAGCGCTACACCGTCGACCTGGTGCCGCTCGGCGGTAGCTTCCAGATCGACCGCGTGATCTCCCGTATCGGCCCGGCCGCGTCCGGCGCCGTGACGCTGAACATGCAGCAGCTCATCAAGGCATCGCGGGCGAAGTTCGCCGACGCGGTGATCAACGGTGACAAGGGCGTCGAGACCAACGGGTTCGACGGCCTGTCGAAGATCCTCACCGGCACTGCCACGGAATACCTTCCGCTCGCCAATGGCGTCACGTCCGGATTCGTCGACTGGACCGCGGTCAACGACAAGGCCAGCGCGCTTGCCGCGCAGACCCACATCGACAACTGGCTCGCCGCCATGGACGACACCCCCGATGTGATCTACGGCAACCGCAAGACCCTGTCCCTGTTCAAGCGCATCGCCGCGTGGACTGACCAGATCGACAAGAGCACCGACGCGTTCGGCCGCCCGGTCACCGCGTACAACGGCATCCCGCTCGCCGATCTCAAGAGCAAGGCAGGCAGCAACGCCGACGTGATCAGTCTGGTGACCCGCGACCCCGACGCGGGCGGCGCAGGTGGCAACGTCACCGGCCTCGGCGACCTCTACGCGATCCGCTACGGCCTCGACGGCTTCCACGGTGCGAGCGTCGGAGGCGGCGCCCCGTTGCTGGGGACGTGGCTCCCGGACTTCACCAACGCGGGCGCCGTCAAGACGGGCGAGGTCGAACTCGGCCCCGTCGCCCCGGTCCTGAAGGCGACCCGGGCCGCCGCCGTCTTCCGCAACATCAAGAGCGCGTGA
- a CDS encoding phage minor capsid protein, producing the protein MVEDLAATTRDTYAAAEERLLGIIARQLAAGLDAPGWIEAKLAAVQQVRRAAQAVVEELGKATQLDVFDAVAEAYNTGHRAAVAELGALSDDARRLVDDRLPQAQAVDRLAQEAVDVVTATHRGILRAVVDGFRAVVASVAATPLLGTGTRRQAVQDALRAFADRGIRAFVDRAGRRWSLPSYAEMAVRTATARAATEAHMRTLTEHGVDLVIVSNAPRECPLCRPWERQLLTIGGPAGPRTVEVEHAVEDGRMVPVRVAGSLDEARLAGFQHPNCRHSVSAYTPGLTTVEDAESDPAGYEAGQRQRAIERNIRKWKRREAVATTPEEKRSTRAKVRAWQGAMRDHLAAHPDLRRLRHREQEGTGNLPATPRPPAPDQVERARVWSGDERTVSEMSDDQLAAALRTPLDDRARRRIETEADRRDLAALLDRAAPRGRLAEDLLALSDDDLARLFTHVDQDDRLRIMAETDRRDRAGQHPDVRPDLIGLSDAQLAARYRDAGTGPEAAAIATEAARRDLLARLFPGGNLLADLSGVGDDDLAWAMQYADNGELLRIAAEMDRRDAVELPPPSDTGNAVEDLLADRDALAEAMAPAPDPEQWGRLADDETFAAEAAALAAAQDESEGERDERHTVTRREARALYEEYVYRQYLKAEDDCRGYLLNKKAQAAGHSPVSLFSGPARIAYARASDELKEWWAEHGRLTQAEFIEQATGKAQRGADRARKNESDHQNKR; encoded by the coding sequence ATGGTCGAGGATCTGGCCGCGACGACGCGCGACACCTACGCCGCGGCCGAGGAACGGCTGTTGGGCATCATCGCGCGCCAGCTCGCCGCAGGGCTCGACGCGCCCGGATGGATCGAGGCCAAGCTCGCCGCCGTCCAGCAAGTACGCCGCGCCGCACAGGCCGTCGTCGAGGAGCTGGGCAAGGCGACCCAGCTCGACGTGTTCGACGCGGTCGCCGAGGCGTACAACACCGGGCACCGCGCCGCAGTTGCCGAACTCGGTGCCCTGTCGGATGACGCCCGCCGCCTGGTCGACGACCGTCTGCCCCAGGCGCAGGCCGTCGACCGCCTCGCACAGGAAGCCGTCGACGTCGTCACCGCGACGCACCGCGGCATTCTGCGGGCCGTGGTCGACGGCTTCCGAGCCGTCGTCGCGTCCGTGGCCGCAACGCCCCTGCTCGGTACCGGCACCCGCCGCCAAGCCGTGCAAGACGCCCTACGCGCCTTCGCCGATCGCGGGATCCGGGCGTTCGTCGACCGCGCGGGCCGACGCTGGTCGCTCCCCTCCTACGCCGAGATGGCCGTACGGACCGCGACCGCGCGGGCCGCGACCGAGGCACACATGCGCACCCTCACCGAGCACGGCGTCGACCTAGTCATCGTCAGCAACGCTCCGCGCGAGTGCCCCCTGTGCCGCCCGTGGGAACGGCAGCTTCTGACGATCGGCGGGCCCGCAGGACCACGTACGGTCGAGGTCGAGCACGCCGTCGAGGACGGCCGCATGGTGCCCGTGCGCGTGGCCGGATCGCTCGACGAGGCCCGCCTCGCCGGATTCCAACACCCCAACTGCCGCCACAGCGTGTCTGCTTACACCCCGGGACTGACCACGGTCGAGGACGCCGAGAGCGACCCCGCCGGATACGAGGCCGGACAGCGACAGCGCGCCATCGAGCGGAACATCCGCAAGTGGAAGCGCCGCGAAGCTGTCGCCACCACCCCCGAGGAGAAGCGCTCCACCCGCGCCAAAGTGCGCGCCTGGCAGGGCGCCATGCGCGACCACCTCGCCGCCCACCCCGACTTGCGCCGACTCAGGCACCGCGAGCAGGAAGGGACGGGCAACCTCCCCGCGACGCCGCGCCCGCCCGCGCCGGATCAGGTCGAGCGGGCGCGCGTATGGTCCGGCGACGAGCGCACCGTCAGCGAGATGAGCGACGACCAGCTCGCCGCCGCGCTGCGTACGCCGCTCGACGACCGCGCGCGCCGCCGGATCGAGACCGAGGCCGACCGCCGCGACCTCGCCGCCCTCCTCGACCGCGCCGCGCCCCGCGGGCGCCTGGCCGAGGATCTGCTCGCCCTGTCCGACGACGACCTCGCCCGCCTGTTCACTCACGTCGACCAGGACGACCGGTTGCGCATCATGGCCGAGACCGACCGCCGCGACCGCGCCGGACAACACCCCGACGTACGGCCCGACTTGATCGGCCTGTCCGACGCGCAGCTCGCCGCCCGCTACCGGGATGCCGGGACCGGCCCAGAGGCCGCCGCGATCGCTACGGAGGCCGCCCGCCGCGACCTGCTCGCCCGCCTCTTCCCCGGCGGGAACCTGCTCGCCGACCTGTCCGGGGTGGGCGACGACGACCTCGCGTGGGCGATGCAGTACGCCGACAACGGCGAACTTCTGCGCATCGCCGCGGAGATGGACCGCCGCGACGCCGTCGAGCTACCGCCCCCGTCCGACACCGGCAACGCGGTCGAGGACCTGCTCGCCGACCGCGACGCCCTCGCCGAGGCCATGGCGCCCGCCCCCGACCCGGAGCAGTGGGGGCGCCTCGCCGACGACGAGACGTTCGCCGCCGAGGCCGCCGCCCTCGCCGCCGCCCAGGACGAGAGCGAGGGCGAGCGGGACGAGCGGCACACGGTCACGCGCCGCGAGGCCCGCGCCCTGTACGAGGAGTACGTCTACCGGCAGTACCTGAAGGCCGAAGACGACTGCCGCGGCTACCTGCTCAACAAGAAGGCCCAGGCCGCCGGGCACAGCCCCGTAAGCCTGTTCAGCGGGCCCGCACGCATCGCCTACGCGCGCGCGTCCGACGAGCTGAAAGAGTGGTGGGCCGAACACGGCAGGCTCACGCAGGCCGAGTTCATCGAGCAGGCGACCGGCAAGGCCCAGCGAGGGGCCGACCGCGCCCGTAAGAACGAGTCGGACCACCAGAACAAGCGCTAA
- a CDS encoding phage portal protein, producing MPLPDNGAAWPPPQWAAYYAEIRTNDAWYTGDARRLSRLYGHHPRPAERRRLWGRKSAEHRVGRRDHRLHVPLPGDIASTSADLLFADMPRITVEDTATQARLDVLLDEGRAQQVLLGAAEQAAALSGVFLRVTWDRELADRPLMTVMQPDASVPEFRFGMLRAVNFWRELPGSTEATVWRHIERHEPGRILHALYEGTADNIGRAVPLAEHPDTASLADSLGEDGVSIATGIRDLTAAYVPNMLPNRLHRGSDLGRSDYAAPLYDLFDALDETWTSWMRDIRLARARLIVPDGYLRDEGPGNGASFDDEREVWQALKMPPNDGATITLAQFEIRVEEHRATTEALTRQAAQSAGYSPQSFGLDGEGQAVTATEVDSRDQRSMVTRKKKTGYWRHELAAMTHVQLQLDAVQFGRRITPERPRVEFGDGVAESEQATATTLDLLARAGAVSTSTKVKILHPEWDDTAVQGEVVAILRETGAADAPDPGDTYPLAA from the coding sequence ATGCCTCTGCCTGACAACGGCGCAGCGTGGCCGCCGCCGCAGTGGGCCGCGTACTACGCCGAGATCCGTACCAACGACGCGTGGTACACCGGCGATGCGCGCCGTCTATCCCGTCTCTACGGCCACCACCCGCGGCCCGCCGAGCGCCGCCGCTTGTGGGGCAGGAAGTCGGCCGAGCACCGCGTCGGCCGCCGTGACCACCGCCTTCACGTGCCGTTGCCCGGCGACATCGCGAGCACTTCCGCCGACCTGCTGTTCGCGGACATGCCCCGGATCACCGTCGAGGACACGGCGACACAGGCGCGCCTCGACGTGCTGCTCGACGAGGGCCGCGCGCAACAGGTGTTGCTCGGCGCCGCCGAGCAGGCCGCCGCCCTGTCCGGGGTGTTCCTGCGCGTCACCTGGGACCGGGAACTCGCTGACCGGCCGCTCATGACCGTGATGCAGCCCGACGCCAGCGTGCCTGAGTTTCGATTCGGCATGCTGCGGGCCGTGAACTTCTGGCGGGAGTTGCCCGGCAGTACCGAGGCCACCGTGTGGCGCCACATCGAGCGCCACGAGCCGGGCCGCATCCTGCACGCCTTGTACGAGGGCACCGCCGACAACATCGGCCGTGCCGTCCCGCTTGCCGAGCACCCCGATACCGCCAGCCTGGCCGACTCCCTTGGGGAAGACGGGGTCAGCATCGCTACCGGCATTCGCGACCTCACCGCCGCGTACGTGCCCAACATGCTGCCCAACCGGCTTCACCGCGGCTCCGATCTCGGCCGCAGCGACTACGCCGCCCCGCTGTACGACCTGTTCGACGCGCTCGACGAGACGTGGACATCGTGGATGCGCGACATCCGCCTCGCCCGCGCCCGCCTGATCGTCCCCGACGGGTACCTCCGCGACGAGGGCCCCGGCAACGGCGCATCGTTCGACGACGAGCGCGAGGTCTGGCAGGCCCTGAAGATGCCGCCCAACGACGGGGCGACCATCACCCTGGCTCAGTTCGAGATCCGGGTCGAGGAGCACCGCGCCACCACGGAGGCCCTCACTCGGCAGGCCGCCCAGTCCGCCGGATACTCGCCGCAGAGCTTCGGCCTCGACGGCGAGGGGCAGGCCGTCACCGCGACCGAGGTCGACAGCCGCGACCAACGCAGCATGGTCACCCGGAAGAAGAAGACCGGGTACTGGCGCCATGAACTCGCCGCCATGACGCACGTGCAACTACAGCTCGACGCGGTGCAGTTCGGCCGCCGCATCACACCCGAGCGCCCGCGCGTGGAGTTCGGCGACGGTGTCGCCGAGTCCGAGCAGGCCACCGCGACCACCCTCGACCTGCTCGCCCGCGCAGGGGCCGTGTCGACCTCGACCAAGGTCAAGATCCTGCACCCCGAGTGGGACGACACCGCCGTACAGGGCGAGGTCGTCGCGATCCTGCGGGAGACCGGCGCCGCGGATGCACCGGACCCGGGTGATACCTACCCGCTCGCCGCTTGA
- a CDS encoding minor capsid protein: protein MTFLPDVVDGLARLLAAQGVGTYRPDGIYAAGETAITDTVMPEAPDRAIVLTAYPVDESAALTDTVLAVQVRTRAGPDPREVAALDDDVFAVLHASGRHTFGSARISLVWRFSSGSLGADANGRHEHTSNYRLRANRPHPRLE, encoded by the coding sequence GTGACGTTTCTCCCCGACGTCGTCGACGGCCTCGCCCGCCTGCTCGCCGCGCAGGGCGTAGGCACCTACCGGCCCGACGGCATCTACGCCGCGGGGGAGACCGCCATCACCGACACGGTCATGCCCGAGGCGCCCGACCGCGCCATCGTGCTGACCGCATACCCGGTCGACGAGTCGGCCGCGCTCACCGACACCGTGCTCGCCGTGCAGGTCCGTACCCGCGCCGGGCCCGATCCGCGCGAGGTCGCCGCCCTGGACGACGACGTGTTCGCCGTCTTGCACGCCAGCGGCCGCCACACCTTCGGATCCGCCCGGATCTCCCTTGTCTGGCGCTTCTCGTCCGGCTCGCTCGGCGCCGACGCCAACGGCCGCCACGAGCACACCAGCAACTACCGCCTGCGCGCCAACCGCCCACACCCCCGCCTCGAATAG